A portion of the Candidatus Marinarcus aquaticus genome contains these proteins:
- a CDS encoding SLC13 family permease: MKKILIAIISSLVMFAVAHLAFNTQHATLMALIVFLVVLWTNEGLPLGVVSLLPIVLFPSFDILSTNATAINYSKSTIFLFLGGFMIAIATQKTNLHKYISNKLLTIFPSTPRGILFSLAITSAFLSSLISNSTTALLLIPIAMYLSDDLKFKVRLILVIAYGASIGGIVTPIGTPPNLILLGFMEQHGMQAIPFIKWILLTTPLAIAMLIMIPFVLSIGLTDVKLDNELEDRGVLDPEKKRLLYILGSLVVLLLVNSKIEPYYSGLGLNEKGILLSYGLLMFAPKIGFLSWDDTKKIPYEIIFLFGAGFSIAAAFSATGLAEEIANHLLSLSNLPAIVLILIVASLITFTTEITSNTALISIALPIIYSLSQTTQIDGTLIIFVATICASYAFMLPIATPPNAIAMSSGAVKVKDMAKYGFVFNILGILSITAVALLYWQYYL, translated from the coding sequence GTGAAGAAGATATTAATAGCTATCATTTCATCGTTAGTCATGTTTGCCGTGGCACATTTGGCATTTAACACGCAGCATGCCACATTAATGGCACTGATTGTATTTTTGGTTGTTCTATGGACCAATGAAGGGTTGCCATTGGGTGTGGTTTCACTGCTTCCTATTGTACTTTTTCCATCATTTGATATTTTAAGTACCAATGCAACGGCGATTAACTACTCAAAATCCACGATTTTTCTTTTTTTGGGTGGTTTTATGATTGCCATTGCTACACAAAAAACAAATCTGCACAAATATATTTCAAACAAACTGTTGACCATATTTCCAAGTACTCCAAGAGGTATATTGTTTTCACTGGCAATTACTTCAGCATTTTTAAGTTCATTGATCTCCAACTCTACAACGGCACTGTTGTTGATTCCAATTGCCATGTATTTAAGCGATGATTTAAAGTTTAAAGTGCGATTGATTTTAGTCATAGCGTATGGAGCAAGTATTGGTGGTATTGTTACCCCCATTGGTACACCACCCAACTTGATTTTGCTTGGATTTATGGAGCAACACGGTATGCAAGCCATTCCATTTATTAAGTGGATTTTATTGACAACGCCATTAGCAATAGCAATGTTGATTATGATTCCTTTTGTTTTATCCATTGGTTTAACAGATGTGAAGCTTGATAATGAGTTAGAAGATCGAGGAGTACTCGACCCAGAGAAGAAACGATTGTTATATATCTTAGGCTCATTGGTCGTACTTCTTTTAGTGAACTCTAAAATTGAACCATACTACTCAGGTTTAGGTTTGAATGAAAAAGGGATTTTGTTAAGTTATGGTTTGTTGATGTTTGCACCAAAGATTGGTTTTTTATCATGGGATGATACAAAGAAAATTCCGTATGAGATTATCTTCTTATTTGGAGCAGGGTTCTCTATTGCTGCAGCATTCTCTGCAACAGGCTTGGCTGAAGAGATTGCAAATCATTTATTGAGTCTTTCAAACCTTCCTGCTATTGTTCTGATTTTAATTGTGGCGTCATTGATTACATTTACAACAGAGATTACATCAAACACAGCATTAATCTCTATTGCTCTGCCAATCATTTACTCACTGTCGCAAACAACACAGATTGATGGTACGTTGATTATTTTTGTTGCAACCATTTGTGCAAGTTATGCGTTTATGTTGCCAATTGCAACGCCACCAAACGCCATTGCTATGAGCAGTGGTGCGGTAAAAGTAAAAGACATGGCCAAATATGGATTTGTATTTAATATTTTAGGAATCTTGTCTATTACGGCTGTAGCTCTTCTATATTGGCAATACTATTTATAA